CCGCTCCGAGCGCTGCGCCTCGGCGTCGGCCAACCCGACCTGCTTCGCCGCCTCGGCCTCGGCCAGCTTCACGGCGCGCGCCGCTTCCGCCTCCGTCAGCTTCACCGACCGCGCGGCCTCCGCCTCGGCGAGCCGGACCGTGCGCGTCGCCTCCGCCTCGGCCCGTACCTTGTCCGCGGCCGCGCTCTCCTCCGCCTCGCGCCGGGTGTTCGTACCGCGTTGCTCGACCAACTGCTCCTCGCGCCGGGCGAGTTCGATCTGGCTGGCCAGTTCGTTCTCGGCGATGGTCCGCTCCCGCTCGACGGCCACCGCCCGCCGCTCGTAGGTGGCCCGGTCGGCCTCCTGCTGGATCTGCTCGCGGGCCGGGGTGCGCAGCGCCCGCTCCACCTCGGGCTCCGGTCGCAGGGCGACGACCCGGACGGCGACGATCTCCAGGCCGGTGGCGGGCAGTCGGGGCTCCGCCGCGAGACCCGCCGCGACCCGCTCGCGCACCGACGTCACGCCGTCGACCAGCGCCGACGACAGCGACGTACGCGCCAGGACGTCCAGTGCGTGCTGCTGGGCCGTCTCCGTCAGAAGGGTGCCGAGCTGCTCCAGGGGCGCGCTGCGCCATATCCCGGTGTCCGGGTCGATCGAGAAGTCGAGGCGGGCGGCGGCCAGGGCCGGGTCGCCGATCCGGTAGGTCACCGTCGCCTGCACGGTCACGTCCTGGAAGTCGACCGTACGGGCGTGGAAGGTCATCGCCAACTCGCGGTCGTCGACCGGCACTTCGGAGAGCGCGGCGGACAGGGACCGGAACCAGAAGCTGAGCCCGGGGCCGTCGTGCACCAGCTTGCCGGAGCGGTGGTGGCGTACATGCGCCGTCGGCGCGCCGCGCAGATGGCGCCAGCCCAGACGCCGGGTGATGTCGGCCATGGGGTCCCCCTCGTCATCTTTTCTCGTCATGTCGACGATAAT
This window of the Streptomyces sp. NBC_01275 genome carries:
- a CDS encoding SPFH domain-containing protein, producing MADITRRLGWRHLRGAPTAHVRHHRSGKLVHDGPGLSFWFRSLSAALSEVPVDDRELAMTFHARTVDFQDVTVQATVTYRIGDPALAAARLDFSIDPDTGIWRSAPLEQLGTLLTETAQQHALDVLARTSLSSALVDGVTSVRERVAAGLAAEPRLPATGLEIVAVRVVALRPEPEVERALRTPAREQIQQEADRATYERRAVAVERERTIAENELASQIELARREEQLVEQRGTNTRREAEESAAADKVRAEAEATRTVRLAEAEAARSVKLTEAEAARAVKLAEAEAAKQVGLADAEAQRSERLTQAEAARTVRMAEAEAARSVLLARAEAEAAREVGEARAQAQATWLRVHGDVDVATLNALTGTRLAENLPHIDSVTISPDVLTGLLSRLGAGDRE